The following nucleotide sequence is from Nitratidesulfovibrio termitidis HI1.
GAGTCCGGTCGTGGTCCCATGGCGTCTCGCGCGGCGCGCGCCACCAACCATGTTTCACCCCTTGCCCGGCCATGTGGCCGGTTACGGAACCTCCATGCCCAAGACGACGCTGCGGGTCGAACTGCTGGCCCATACCCCGGAACCGCTTTCGCTGATTTATGCCGCCTTTCGCCAGTGCTACCATTCCGGGTTCGTGGCCGACATGTGGCCGCGCCTGCTGTCCGGCGATATCGCGCGCGAGAAGCAGGCCCAGTTCGTGGCCTCGGTGATGGAGTCCGGCCATGCCAGCCCGGTGGAGCACGTCAGCTTCACCTTTGCGGCGGAAGGGGTGTCCCGCGCGCTGACCCATCAGTTGGTGCGTCACCGCATCGCCTCGTATTCGCAGCAGAGCCAGCGCTACGTGGACGGCAGCAACTTCGACTACGTGCTGCCCCCGGCCATTGCCCGCAACCCGCAGGCCCTGGCCCGCTTCGAGCGGTGCATGGCCGAGATCGGCGAGGCCTACCGCGACATCAAGGCCTTGCTGGAGGCCGATGGAAGGGCCGGGGCGAGGTCCAACGAGGATGCCCGCTTCGTGCTGCCCCAGGCGGCAGAGACGCGCATCGTGTTGACCATGAACTGCCGCAGCCTGCTCAACTTCTTCGAGCATCGCTGCTGCATGCGCGCCCAGTGGGAAATCCGGGCCATGGCCGACGCCATGCTGGACCTGTGCCG
It contains:
- the thyX gene encoding FAD-dependent thymidylate synthase; protein product: MPKTTLRVELLAHTPEPLSLIYAAFRQCYHSGFVADMWPRLLSGDIAREKQAQFVASVMESGHASPVEHVSFTFAAEGVSRALTHQLVRHRIASYSQQSQRYVDGSNFDYVLPPAIARNPQALARFERCMAEIGEAYRDIKALLEADGRAGARSNEDARFVLPQAAETRIVLTMNCRSLLNFFEHRCCMRAQWEIRAMADAMLDLCRGVLPELFAVAGAKCERLGYCPEGERFTCGRYPLRQP